A stretch of Gorilla gorilla gorilla isolate KB3781 chromosome 9, NHGRI_mGorGor1-v2.1_pri, whole genome shotgun sequence DNA encodes these proteins:
- the MUS81 gene encoding crossover junction endonuclease MUS81 isoform X7, which translates to MAAPVRLGRKRPLPACPNPLFVRWLTEWRDEATRSRRRTRFVFQKALRSLRRYPLPLRSGKEAKILQHFGDGLCRMLEERLQRHRTSGGDHAPDSPSGENSPAPQGRPAEVQDSSMPVPTQPKVGGSGSYWPARHSGARVILLVLYREHLNPNGHHFLTKEELLQRCAQKAPRVRVAPGSARPWPALRSLLHRNLVLRTHQPARYSLTSEGLELAQKLAESEGLSLLNVGIGPKEPPGEETAVPGAASAELASEAGVQQQPLELRPGEYSVLLCVDIGETRGGGHRPELLRELQRLHVTHTVRKLHVGDFVWVAQETNPRDPANPGELVLDHIVERKRLDDLCSSIIDGRFREQKFRLKRCGLERRVYLVEEHGSVHNLSLPESTLLQAVTNTQVIDGFFVKRTADIKESAAYLALLTRGLQRLYQGHTLCSRPWGTPGNPESGAMPSPNPLCSLLTFSDFNAGAIKNKAQSVREVFARQLMQVRGVSGEKAAALVDRYSTPASLLAAYDACATPKEQETLLSTIKCGRLQRNLGPALSRTLSQLYCSYSPLT; encoded by the exons ATGGCGGCCCCGGTCCGCCTGGGCCGGAAGCGCCCGCTGCCTGCCTGTCCCAACCCGCTCTTCGTTCGCTGGCTGACCGAGTGGCGGGACGAGGCGACCCGCAGCAGGCGCCGCACGCGCTTCGTGTTTCAGAAG GCGCTGCGTTCCCTCCGACGGTACCCACTGCCGCTGCGCAGCGGGAAGGAAGCTAAGATCCTACAGCACTTCGGAGACGGGCTCTGCCGGATGCTGGAAGAGCGGCTGCAGCGGCACCGAACATCGGGCG GTGACCATGCCCCGGACTCACCATCTGGAGAGAACAGTCCAGCCCCGCAGGGGCGACCTGCGGAAGTCCAGGACTCTTCCATGCCA GTTCCCACCCAGCCCAAAGTGGGAGGCTCTGGCAGCTACTGGCCAGCTCGGCACTCAGGAGCCCGAGTGATACTGCTGGTGCTCTACCGGGAGCACCTG AATCCTAATGGTCACCACTTCTTAACCAAGGAGGAGCTGCTGCAGAGGTGTGCTCAGAAGGCCCCCAGGGTGAGG GTAGCCCCTGGGAGTGCTCGACCCTGGCCAGCCCTCCGCTCCCTCCTTCACAGGAACCTGGTCCTCAGGACACACCAGCCAGCCAG gtactcATTGACCTCAGAGGGCCTGGAGCTGGCCCAGAAGTTGGCCGAGTCAGAAGGCCTGAGCTTGCTGAATGTGGGCATTGGGCCCAAGGAGCCCCCTGGGGAGGAGACAGCAGTGCCAGGAGCAGCTTCAGCAGAGCT TGCCAGTGAAGCAGGGGTCCAGCAGCAGCCACTGGAGCTGAGGCCTGGAGAGTACAGCGTGCTGTTGTGTGTGGACATTGGCGAGACCCGGGG GGGTGGGCACAGGCCGGAGCTGCTCCGAGAGCTACAGCGGCTGCACGTGACCCACACGGTGCGCAAGCTGCACGTTGGAGATTTTGTGTGGGTGGCCCAGGAGACCAATCCTAGAGACCCAG CAAACCCTGGGGAGTTGGTACTGGACCACATTGTGGAGCGCAAGCGACTGGATGACCTTTGCAGCAGCATCATTGACGGCCGCTTCCGGGAGCAGAAG TTCCGGCTGAAGCGCTGTGGTCTGGAGCGCCGGGTATACCTGGTGGAAGAGCATGGCTCCGTCCacaacctcagccttcctgagagCACACTGCTGCAGGCTGTCACCAACACTCAG GTTATTGATGGCTTTTTTGTGAAGCGCACAGCAGACATTAAGGAGTCAGCCGCCTACCTGGCCCTCTTGACGCGGGGCCTGCAGAGACTCTACCAG GGCCACACCCTATGCAGCCGCCCCTGGGGAACCCCTGGGAACCCTGAATCAGGGGCCATGCCCTCTCCGAACCCTCTCTGCTCACTCCTCACCTTCAGTGACTTCAACGCAGGAGCCATCAAGAATAAG GCCCAGTCGGTGCGAGAAGTGTTTGCCCGGCAGCTGATGCAGGTGCGCGGAGTGAGTGGGGAGAAGGCAGCAGCCCTGGTGGATCGATACAGCACCCCTGCCAG CCTCCTGGCCGCCTATGATGCCTGTGCCACCCCCAAGGAACAAGAGACACTGCTGAGCACCATCAAGTGTGGGCGTCTACAGAG GAATCTGGGGCCTGCTCTGAGCAGGACCTTATCCCAGCTCTACTGCAGCTACAGCCCCTTGACCTGA
- the MUS81 gene encoding crossover junction endonuclease MUS81 isoform X1: MLLQTLAGRLCPTQLYVSFRLLSPRLSWTLFKTSLHLQPPSSLRLKLTILRDLRAAKFRCSNPDSRTGGVPVLRAWSAGGPALGPMAAPVRLGRKRPLPACPNPLFVRWLTEWRDEATRSRRRTRFVFQKALRSLRRYPLPLRSGKEAKILQHFGDGLCRMLEERLQRHRTSGGDHAPDSPSGENSPAPQGRPAEVQDSSMPVPTQPKVGGSGSYWPARHSGARVILLVLYREHLNPNGHHFLTKEELLQRCAQKAPRVRVAPGSARPWPALRSLLHRNLVLRTHQPARYSLTSEGLELAQKLAESEGLSLLNVGIGPKEPPGEETAVPGAASAELASEAGVQQQPLELRPGEYSVLLCVDIGETRGGGHRPELLRELQRLHVTHTVRKLHVGDFVWVAQETNPRDPAANPGELVLDHIVERKRLDDLCSSIIDGRFREQKFRLKRCGLERRVYLVEEHGSVHNLSLPESTLLQAVTNTQVIDGFFVKRTADIKESAAYLALLTRGLQRLYQGHTLCSRPWGTPGNPESGAMPSPNPLCSLLTFSDFNAGAIKNKAQSVREVFARQLMQVRGVSGEKAAALVDRYSTPASLLAAYDACATPKEQETLLSTIKCGRLQRNLGPALSRTLSQLYCSYSPLT; this comes from the exons ATGCTGCTTCAAACCCTGGCGGGTCGCCTGTGTCCAACTCAGCTATACGTGTCCTTCAGGCTTCTCAG CCCGCGCCTCTCCTGGACTCTTTTCAAGACCAGTCTCCATCTCCAGCCTCCTTCAAGCTTGAGGCTGAAGCTGACAATCTTAAGAGACCTTAGAGCCGCCAAGTTCAG GTGTTCGAATCCCGACTCCAGAACTGGCGGGGTCCCAGTCCTGCGGGCGTGGAGCGCCGGAGGACCCGCCCTCGGGCCCATGGCGGCCCCGGTCCGCCTGGGCCGGAAGCGCCCGCTGCCTGCCTGTCCCAACCCGCTCTTCGTTCGCTGGCTGACCGAGTGGCGGGACGAGGCGACCCGCAGCAGGCGCCGCACGCGCTTCGTGTTTCAGAAG GCGCTGCGTTCCCTCCGACGGTACCCACTGCCGCTGCGCAGCGGGAAGGAAGCTAAGATCCTACAGCACTTCGGAGACGGGCTCTGCCGGATGCTGGAAGAGCGGCTGCAGCGGCACCGAACATCGGGCG GTGACCATGCCCCGGACTCACCATCTGGAGAGAACAGTCCAGCCCCGCAGGGGCGACCTGCGGAAGTCCAGGACTCTTCCATGCCA GTTCCCACCCAGCCCAAAGTGGGAGGCTCTGGCAGCTACTGGCCAGCTCGGCACTCAGGAGCCCGAGTGATACTGCTGGTGCTCTACCGGGAGCACCTG AATCCTAATGGTCACCACTTCTTAACCAAGGAGGAGCTGCTGCAGAGGTGTGCTCAGAAGGCCCCCAGGGTGAGG GTAGCCCCTGGGAGTGCTCGACCCTGGCCAGCCCTCCGCTCCCTCCTTCACAGGAACCTGGTCCTCAGGACACACCAGCCAGCCAG gtactcATTGACCTCAGAGGGCCTGGAGCTGGCCCAGAAGTTGGCCGAGTCAGAAGGCCTGAGCTTGCTGAATGTGGGCATTGGGCCCAAGGAGCCCCCTGGGGAGGAGACAGCAGTGCCAGGAGCAGCTTCAGCAGAGCT TGCCAGTGAAGCAGGGGTCCAGCAGCAGCCACTGGAGCTGAGGCCTGGAGAGTACAGCGTGCTGTTGTGTGTGGACATTGGCGAGACCCGGGG GGGTGGGCACAGGCCGGAGCTGCTCCGAGAGCTACAGCGGCTGCACGTGACCCACACGGTGCGCAAGCTGCACGTTGGAGATTTTGTGTGGGTGGCCCAGGAGACCAATCCTAGAGACCCAG CAGCAAACCCTGGGGAGTTGGTACTGGACCACATTGTGGAGCGCAAGCGACTGGATGACCTTTGCAGCAGCATCATTGACGGCCGCTTCCGGGAGCAGAAG TTCCGGCTGAAGCGCTGTGGTCTGGAGCGCCGGGTATACCTGGTGGAAGAGCATGGCTCCGTCCacaacctcagccttcctgagagCACACTGCTGCAGGCTGTCACCAACACTCAG GTTATTGATGGCTTTTTTGTGAAGCGCACAGCAGACATTAAGGAGTCAGCCGCCTACCTGGCCCTCTTGACGCGGGGCCTGCAGAGACTCTACCAG GGCCACACCCTATGCAGCCGCCCCTGGGGAACCCCTGGGAACCCTGAATCAGGGGCCATGCCCTCTCCGAACCCTCTCTGCTCACTCCTCACCTTCAGTGACTTCAACGCAGGAGCCATCAAGAATAAG GCCCAGTCGGTGCGAGAAGTGTTTGCCCGGCAGCTGATGCAGGTGCGCGGAGTGAGTGGGGAGAAGGCAGCAGCCCTGGTGGATCGATACAGCACCCCTGCCAG CCTCCTGGCCGCCTATGATGCCTGTGCCACCCCCAAGGAACAAGAGACACTGCTGAGCACCATCAAGTGTGGGCGTCTACAGAG GAATCTGGGGCCTGCTCTGAGCAGGACCTTATCCCAGCTCTACTGCAGCTACAGCCCCTTGACCTGA
- the MUS81 gene encoding crossover junction endonuclease MUS81 isoform X3 encodes MLLQTLAGRLCPTQLYVSFRLLSPRLSWTLFKTSLHLQPPSSLRLKLTILRDLRAAKFRCSNPDSRTGGVPVLRAWSAGGPALGPMAAPVRLGRKRPLPACPNPLFVRWLTEWRDEATRSRRRTRFVFQKALRSLRRYPLPLRSGKEAKILQHFGDGLCRMLEERLQRHRTSGGDHAPDSPSGENSPAPQGRPAEVQDSSMPVPTQPKVGGSGSYWPARHSGARVILLVLYREHLNPNGHHFLTKEELLQRCAQKAPRVAPGSARPWPALRSLLHRNLVLRTHQPARYSLTSEGLELAQKLAESEGLSLLNVGIGPKEPPGEETAVPGAASAELASEAGVQQQPLELRPGEYSVLLCVDIGETRGGGHRPELLRELQRLHVTHTVRKLHVGDFVWVAQETNPRDPAANPGELVLDHIVERKRLDDLCSSIIDGRFREQKFRLKRCGLERRVYLVEEHGSVHNLSLPESTLLQAVTNTQVIDGFFVKRTADIKESAAYLALLTRGLQRLYQGHTLCSRPWGTPGNPESGAMPSPNPLCSLLTFSDFNAGAIKNKAQSVREVFARQLMQVRGVSGEKAAALVDRYSTPASLLAAYDACATPKEQETLLSTIKCGRLQRNLGPALSRTLSQLYCSYSPLT; translated from the exons ATGCTGCTTCAAACCCTGGCGGGTCGCCTGTGTCCAACTCAGCTATACGTGTCCTTCAGGCTTCTCAG CCCGCGCCTCTCCTGGACTCTTTTCAAGACCAGTCTCCATCTCCAGCCTCCTTCAAGCTTGAGGCTGAAGCTGACAATCTTAAGAGACCTTAGAGCCGCCAAGTTCAG GTGTTCGAATCCCGACTCCAGAACTGGCGGGGTCCCAGTCCTGCGGGCGTGGAGCGCCGGAGGACCCGCCCTCGGGCCCATGGCGGCCCCGGTCCGCCTGGGCCGGAAGCGCCCGCTGCCTGCCTGTCCCAACCCGCTCTTCGTTCGCTGGCTGACCGAGTGGCGGGACGAGGCGACCCGCAGCAGGCGCCGCACGCGCTTCGTGTTTCAGAAG GCGCTGCGTTCCCTCCGACGGTACCCACTGCCGCTGCGCAGCGGGAAGGAAGCTAAGATCCTACAGCACTTCGGAGACGGGCTCTGCCGGATGCTGGAAGAGCGGCTGCAGCGGCACCGAACATCGGGCG GTGACCATGCCCCGGACTCACCATCTGGAGAGAACAGTCCAGCCCCGCAGGGGCGACCTGCGGAAGTCCAGGACTCTTCCATGCCA GTTCCCACCCAGCCCAAAGTGGGAGGCTCTGGCAGCTACTGGCCAGCTCGGCACTCAGGAGCCCGAGTGATACTGCTGGTGCTCTACCGGGAGCACCTG AATCCTAATGGTCACCACTTCTTAACCAAGGAGGAGCTGCTGCAGAGGTGTGCTCAGAAGGCCCCCAGG GTAGCCCCTGGGAGTGCTCGACCCTGGCCAGCCCTCCGCTCCCTCCTTCACAGGAACCTGGTCCTCAGGACACACCAGCCAGCCAG gtactcATTGACCTCAGAGGGCCTGGAGCTGGCCCAGAAGTTGGCCGAGTCAGAAGGCCTGAGCTTGCTGAATGTGGGCATTGGGCCCAAGGAGCCCCCTGGGGAGGAGACAGCAGTGCCAGGAGCAGCTTCAGCAGAGCT TGCCAGTGAAGCAGGGGTCCAGCAGCAGCCACTGGAGCTGAGGCCTGGAGAGTACAGCGTGCTGTTGTGTGTGGACATTGGCGAGACCCGGGG GGGTGGGCACAGGCCGGAGCTGCTCCGAGAGCTACAGCGGCTGCACGTGACCCACACGGTGCGCAAGCTGCACGTTGGAGATTTTGTGTGGGTGGCCCAGGAGACCAATCCTAGAGACCCAG CAGCAAACCCTGGGGAGTTGGTACTGGACCACATTGTGGAGCGCAAGCGACTGGATGACCTTTGCAGCAGCATCATTGACGGCCGCTTCCGGGAGCAGAAG TTCCGGCTGAAGCGCTGTGGTCTGGAGCGCCGGGTATACCTGGTGGAAGAGCATGGCTCCGTCCacaacctcagccttcctgagagCACACTGCTGCAGGCTGTCACCAACACTCAG GTTATTGATGGCTTTTTTGTGAAGCGCACAGCAGACATTAAGGAGTCAGCCGCCTACCTGGCCCTCTTGACGCGGGGCCTGCAGAGACTCTACCAG GGCCACACCCTATGCAGCCGCCCCTGGGGAACCCCTGGGAACCCTGAATCAGGGGCCATGCCCTCTCCGAACCCTCTCTGCTCACTCCTCACCTTCAGTGACTTCAACGCAGGAGCCATCAAGAATAAG GCCCAGTCGGTGCGAGAAGTGTTTGCCCGGCAGCTGATGCAGGTGCGCGGAGTGAGTGGGGAGAAGGCAGCAGCCCTGGTGGATCGATACAGCACCCCTGCCAG CCTCCTGGCCGCCTATGATGCCTGTGCCACCCCCAAGGAACAAGAGACACTGCTGAGCACCATCAAGTGTGGGCGTCTACAGAG GAATCTGGGGCCTGCTCTGAGCAGGACCTTATCCCAGCTCTACTGCAGCTACAGCCCCTTGACCTGA